One Thermofilum sp. genomic window carries:
- a CDS encoding ATP-binding cassette domain-containing protein: MIELGELRVSYGRGEVVKGVSTVFNSKHIVLGPNGHGKTTLFKAIAGLVPYKGEVVIEGISLAKLGEGVGLLAVNLPEVYKLVPVTAWETARLYSDIMDVDLALVEHMLSELGISRKDLEKKKMWELSAGMLKAYCTALAVASGAKNVLLDEPFEQLDPARKGRLTQTLERYSGTLVLNTHETWILNRFPDWHVHVMVDGRLYGPAPAGKLASAKIATGAVEQALLRVPIGDTTVSFVETGSGEPISSLLTLDRLYDTVLRGG, encoded by the coding sequence ATGATCGAGCTGGGAGAACTTCGGGTATCTTACGGCCGGGGAGAAGTTGTGAAAGGCGTGTCGACAGTCTTCAACAGCAAGCACATCGTTCTAGGTCCGAACGGGCACGGGAAAACCACGCTGTTTAAAGCGATAGCGGGATTAGTGCCCTACAAGGGTGAAGTTGTCATTGAGGGGATCTCCCTCGCCAAGTTGGGAGAAGGAGTTGGGCTGCTGGCCGTCAACCTACCTGAAGTCTACAAGCTGGTTCCAGTTACCGCTTGGGAGACAGCCCGACTGTACTCCGACATTATGGATGTGGATCTCGCGCTCGTTGAGCATATGCTATCAGAGCTCGGCATCTCTAGGAAGGATCTCGAGAAAAAGAAGATGTGGGAGCTCTCGGCCGGAATGCTGAAGGCTTACTGCACAGCGCTTGCAGTAGCGAGCGGCGCCAAGAACGTCTTGCTCGACGAGCCTTTCGAGCAGCTCGACCCTGCGAGGAAAGGGCGTCTCACCCAGACACTGGAGCGCTACAGCGGAACACTGGTGCTGAACACCCACGAGACGTGGATTCTTAACCGTTTCCCCGACTGGCACGTCCACGTCATGGTGGACGGCCGCCTCTACGGCCCTGCTCCAGCGGGGAAGCTGGCGTCTGCTAAGATAGCGACTGGCGCTGTGGAGCAAGCGCTTCTCAGAGTGCCGATAGGGGACACGACCGTGAGTTTTGTTGAGACGGGGTCTGGCGAGCCTATCTCAAGCCTCCTAACTCTAGACAGGCTGTACGACACTGTGCTGAGGGGTGGTTGA